Proteins co-encoded in one Gopherus evgoodei ecotype Sinaloan lineage chromosome 4, rGopEvg1_v1.p, whole genome shotgun sequence genomic window:
- the SRRM2 gene encoding serine/arginine repetitive matrix protein 2 isoform X15 — MYNGIGLPTPRGSGTNGYVQRNLSAVRHKKERTDYKSEEELRKLESSLVKKPNQEILDHERKRKVELKCLELAELMEEQGYAEGEIQEKVATFRLMLLEKDVALGKEGEQQPEQKPAVTETHQLAEANEKKNERLRAAFGISENYVDGSSFDPNRRAKEAAAAAAKQQEQQKQYSLVHESSSSRSPSPKQKKKKKKKDRGRSESRSPSRRERKKSSKKKKHRSESDSKKRKHRSPSPKSKHKAKEKKRKRSTSESASQKGRRGRSSSPDSSSSSDSSRSRSRSVTTQKRASLPSVTPPAPPRRRADPEGASKDALKRDRSASPEVSRRAQSSSPRKSRDKREKRSSRHSPRQRSSSPSPVSEGKIKDKDRPWQPERKSTPAPSSEREPRPQRRSPSPEPARERASSGHKRPPSKETKSPRSSSPPPKKPVADRPKSPSQAAAPSPPATTRKAQLSRSGSESDENSSSSSPERDKPAPSRQEKSKGSQRRDRSSSSPEPSQPAKVASKPSSRRERSGTPAKSAKTRSLSKRDARSRSRTPPSRRERSRTPPRRGGRSRTPPRRGARSRTPPRRGRSRSRSPQWRGRSRSPQRWGRSRSRTPPRWGKSRTPQRRGRSRSPQRRGWSRSRTPQRPGWSRSRNTARRGRSRTPPRRGRSRSRTPPRRGRSRSRTPPRRGRSRSRTPPRRGRSRSRTPPRRGRSRSRTPPRRGRSRSRTPPRRGRSGSSPRREKSLISARRSRSGSSAERRKKSRLPLRRSLSDSSPDVKQKSRKVSRRSRSASSPRLQKKSRSSPRRSRSGSSPRPKKKSRSSPRRSRSGSSPVLKKKSRTPSRRRRRRRSGLSPALKKKSRSPPRRSRSGSSPEVKKKSRSPPRRRRSGSSPLARKKSRSSPRRSRSRSSPVLKKKSRSPLRRSRSSSSPVLKKKSRSPPRRSSSGSSSVAKKKSRSPPVRGRSGSSPALREKSRSPPRRSRSGSSPVVREKSRSPPRRSRSGSSPVVREKSRSPLRHSKSGSSPAVREKPRSPLRRSRSGSSPEQRGKSVSPPVRSRSDSSPGLKKKSRSPARQSGLGSSPAVEGKSRSPAVRSRSGSSPEQRGKSVSPPVRSRSDSSPGLKKKSRSPPRQSGLGSSPAVEGKSRSPAVRNRSGSSPEQRGKSVSPPVRSRSDSSPGLKKKSRSPPRQSGLGSSPAVEGKSRSPAVRNRSGSSPDLKKLSKTSPRHSGAGSSPVVEEKSSLLPRCSQSGSSPELMKKSRSPPVIGRSGSSPELNDKSSSSLPRQSQSGSPPEPKKKSRSPPRCVKPGASPVVKEKSRSPQPWQSRSGSSPEVKKKSPSPSIRGASVEQAKSRSPPSLSGSGSLLTLKGKSSSPPRHSRSGSSPGSGSKLGAVSKHNRPGVCPEATELVRILAGQVKPVSPEAKDKYGTSPRRSRLGSSPGIREKSRTPPSSSESSPERAEISRSPLRRSRSGSPPRPREKSRSPPRPREKSRSPPRPREKSRSPPRPREKSRSPPRRSRSGSSPRPREKSRSPPRRSRSGSSPRPREKSQSPPRPREKSRSPPRRSRSGSSPRLREKSRSPPRPREKSRSPPRRSRSGSSPRPREKSRSPPRPREKSRSPPRRSRSGSSPRPREKSRSPPRPREKSRSPPRHSRSGSSPRPREKSRSPPRPREKSRSPPRRSRSGSSPRAREKSRSPARYGSSGSFLRSREKSRSPARYSISGSSLRLREKSRSTPRRGRSSSSPRPREKLGASPRSSRSGSSPERPKGPTRRGRSSSPSRRGKWRSSLRRGRSGSSPRRTRSRSISRRGKSRSSLRRDRSISSPGRSRSRSTSRFSRRRERSPSSPRRSRSRTPPRRARAGSSPQRRGSRQPRSRSPPKLDVSRTPASSYHGRSKASPARTRSGSGSPKRAGRRSRSPPVLEKYPKVGAADKAAPGRAEKTSPVVLVPIRRSPSRSPPAPDESSPKARKAHSPAPKIHSPRPEGSLGAVRNGGPAPTWTLNSCPAAPGGSPPAGRLPQAKGPEKVRSSSSSSSSSSSTSHKVPSPLPAPLPVLPPKEEDREGPKVKLEPPAPEVPGDLPDKARGGAAKALVPLPVPPRTPSKEKRSSSTSSSSSSSSSSSSSSSSSSSDSSSSSSESSHDSPASKGPDLETAKKEPPSPAQKELAREGRPLELAKRKRRSRSSSSSSSSSSSSSSSSSSSSSSSSSSSSSSSSSSSSSSSSSSPKPGPQPQPKAAPKKPSPEQRRSRSPRKPIDSLRDSRSLSYSPAERRRPSPPEPPLAQRDRHSDKPSQRSRGTNSRSPGRKRRRETPSPPHAARRRASRSP; from the exons ATGTACAATGGGATAGGGCTCCCCACTCCCCGGGGCAGCGGCACCAACGGCTACGTCCAGCGCAATCTCTCGGCCGTGCGGCACAAGAAGGAGCGAACCGACTACAAGTCGGAGGAGGAGCTCAGGAAGCTGGAGTCGTCTCTGGTGAAGAAGCCCAACCAGGAGATCCTGGACCATGAGCGCAAGCGCAAGGTGGAGCTGAAATGCCTGGAGCTGGCCGAGCTCATGGAGGAACAGGG ctacGCCGAGGGCGAGATCCAGGAGAAGGTGGCGACCTTCCGGCTCATGCTCCTGGAGAAGGACGTGGCGCTGGGCAaggagggggagcagcagcccgAGCAGAAGCCAGC ggtcaCAGAGACCCACCAGCTGGCCGAGGCCAACGAAAAGAAGAACGAGCGGCTGCGGGCGGCTTTTGGCATCAGCGAGAATTACGTCGACGGGAGTTCGTTCGACCCCAACCGCAGGGCTAAGGAGGCGGCGGCTGCGGCAGCCAAGcaacaggagcagcagaagcagtACAG CCTGGTCCATGAGTCCAGCAGCTCCCGCTCTCCATCCCCcaagcagaagaaaaagaaaaagaagaaagacaGAGGCAG GTCAGAGAGCAGATCCCCTTCtcgaagagagaggaaaaagagctctaagaagaagaaacacag GTCCGAGTCAGACTCAAAGAAGAGGAAACACAG GTCTCCCAGTCCGAAGAGCAAACACAAAGCCAaggagaagaagaggaagag ATCCACCAGCGAGTCGGCGTCCCAGAAGGGCCGAAGAGGTCGCTCGTCCTCCCcagactcttcctcctcctcggACAGCTCGCGGAGCAG GTCCCGGAGCGTCACCACTCAGAAGCGGGCCTCCCTGCCCAGCGtgacccccccagcaccgccacGGAGGAGAGCCGACCCCGAGGGCGCCTCAAAGGATGCCCTCAAGAGAGATCGCTCGGCATCCCCCGAGGTCAGCCGGCGCGCGCAGAGCAGCAGCCCCCGGAAGAGTCGAGATAAGCGAGAG aaGCGGTCGTCTCGGCACTCCCCCCGCCAGCGTTCCTCCTCCCCGTCGCCCGTCTCCGAGGGGAAAATAAAGGACAAGGATCGCCCCTGGCAGCCAGAGCGCAAATCCACCCCCGCCCCGTCCTCGGAGCGTGAGCCCCGCCCTCAACGCCGCTCCCCGTCCCCTGAGCCGGCCCGAGAGAGGGCCTCATCCGGCCACAAGCGCCCACCCTCCAAGGAGACCAAGTCCCCCCGATCCTCCTCCCCGCCTCCCAAAAAGCCAGTGGCTGATCGCCCCAAGAGCCCGTCCCAAGCGGCTGCTCCCTCGCCACCGGCCACCACCCGGAAGGCCCAGCTGTCCCGCTCGGGCTCTGAGAGCGACGAAaactcgtcctcctcttcccccgAGCGGGATAAGCCGGCCCCGAGCAGACAGGAGAAATCGAAGGGCTCCCAGCGCCGGGACCGCTCCAGTTCTTCCCCAGAGCCCTCCCAGCCTGCTAAGGTTGCCTCCAAACCCTCGTCCCGGCGTGAGCGCTCTGGCACCCCGGCAAAGAGCGCCAAAACCCGCTCCCTTTCCAAGAGAGAcgccaggtcccggtcccggacGCCCCCTTCCCGCAGGGAGCGTTCCCGCACCCCGCCCCGCCGGGGAGGCCGTTCCCGCACCCCACCCCGCCGGGGGGCCCGTTCCCGTACGCCACCGAGACGGGGCCGGTCCCGATCCCGGAGCCCCCAGTGGAGAGGCAGGTCCCGGAGCCCCCAGAGGTGGGGACGGTCCCGTTCCCGCACTCCGCCCAGGTGGGGCAAATCCCGTACGCCCCAGAGGAGGGGGAGATCTCGCAGCCCTCAACGGCGAGGGTGGTCTCGCTCCAGGACACCCCAGAGGCCTGGCTGGTCTAGGAGCCGGAACACGGCAAGGCGGGGTCGGTCTAGAACCCCGCCCCGGCgaggcaggtcccggtctagaACCCCGCCCCGGCgaggcaggtcccggtctagaACCCCGCCCCGGCgaggcaggtcccggtctagaACCCCTCCTCGGCgaggcaggtcccggtctagaACCCCTCCTCGGCgaggcaggtcccggtctagaACCCCGCCCCGGCgaggcaggtcccggtctagaACCCCGCCCCGACGAGGCAGGTCAGGGTCCTCTCCCAGGCGGGAGAAATCACTCATTTCAGCCAGGAGGAGCCGCTCTGGGTCATCAGCCGAGCGGAGGAAAAAATCCAGGCTGCCCCTGCGAAGGAGCCTGTCTGACTCGTCACCAGATGTGAAGCAGAAATCCAGGAAAGTGTCAAGACGCAGCCGCTCCGCATCATCCCCTCGGCTACAGAAGAAATCCAGATCATCGCCCCGGAGGAGCCGCTCTGGCTCATCCCCTCGGCCAAAAAAGAAATCCAGATCATCCCCTCGGAGGAGCCGGTCAGGGTCGTCTCCAGTGCTGAAGAAGAAATCCAGAACGCcgtccaggaggaggaggaggaggaggtctggATTGTCTCCGGCACTCAAAAAGAAATCCAGATCACCGCCTAGAAGAAGCCGGTCTGGATCATCTCCAGAAGTGAAGAAAAAATCCAGATCACCTCCAAGACGAAGGAGGTCTGGATCTTCTCCACTGGCGAGAAAGAAATCCAGATCATCGCCAAGACGAAGCAGGTCTAGGTCCTCGCCAGTGTTGAAGAAGAAATCTAGATCACCCCTGAGACGAAGCAGGTCTAGCTCCTCGCCAGTGTTGAAGAAGAAATCTAGATCGCCCCCGAGACGAAGCAGTTCTGGGTCCTCTTCAGTGGCAAAGAAGAAATCCAGATCACCGCCTGTGAGAGGCCGATCTGGGTCGTCTCCAGCATTGAGAGAGAAATCTAGATCGCCCCCGAGACGAAGCAGATCTGGATCATCTCCAGTGGTGCGAGAGAAGTCTAGATCACCCCCGAGACGAAGCAGATCTGGATCATCTCCAGTGGTGAGAGAGAAATCTAGATCACCCCTGAGACACAGCAAATCTGGATCATCTCCAGCTGTGAGAGAGAAACCGAGATCACCACTGAGACGAAGCAGATCTGGATCCTCTCCAGAACAGAGAGGGAAATCCGTATCACCTCCTGTGAGAAGCCGGTCTGACTCCTCTCCTGGGTTGAAGAAGAAGTCTAGGTCTCCTGCAAGGCAAAGTGGGCTTGGATCTTCGCCAGCCGTGGAAGGGAAATCCAGATCTCCTGCAGTGAGAAGCAGATCTGGATCCTCTCCAGAACAGAGAGGGAAATCTGTATCACCTCCTGTGAGAAGCCGGTCTGACTCCTCTCCTGGGTTGAAGAAGAAGTCTAGGTCTCCTCCAAGGCAAAGTGGGCTTGGATCTTCGCCAGCTGTGGAAGGGAAATCCAGATCTCCTGCAGTGAGAAACAGATCTGGATCCTCTCCAGAACAGAGGGGGAAATCTGTATCACCTCCTGTGAGAAGCCGGTCTGACTCCTCTCCTGGGTTGAAGAAGAAGTCTAGGTCTCCTCCAAGGCAAAGTGGGCTTGGATCTTCGCCAGCTGTGGAAGGGAAATCCAGATCTCCTGCAGTGAGAAACAGATCTGGATCctctccagacctgaagaagctgTCTAAGACCTCTCCAAGACACAGTGGTGCTGGGTCTTCTCCAGTGGTGGAAGAGAAATCAAGTTTACTTCCAAGATGCAGCCAGTCTGGATCTTCTCCAGAACTGATGAAGAAATCCAGATCGCCGCCTGTGATAGGCAGGTCGGGATCCTCTCCAGAACTAAATGATAAATCTAGCTCCTCACTCCCAAGACAAAGCCAATCAGGATCCCCTCCAGAACCAAAAAAGAAATCCAGATCACCTCCAAGATGTGTTAAACCTGGTGCCTCTCCAGTGGTGAAAGAAAAGTCCAGATCTCCCCAGCCATGGCAAAGCCGATCCGGATCCTCTCCAGAAGTGAAAAAGAAATCCCCATCACCATCCATAAGAGGGGCCTCTGTAGAGCAAGCAAAATCCAGATCGCCTCCCTCACTGAGCGGATCCGGATCATTGTTGACGTTGAAAGGGAAATCCAGTTCGCCCCCAAGACACAGCCGATCTGGATCCTCTCCAGGGTCAGGAAGCAAACTTGGAGCAGTTTCAAAACACAACAGGCCTGGGGTTTGTCCAGAAGCTACAGAGCTAGTGAGGATTTTAGCAGGTCAGGTCAAGCCAGTGTCTCCTGAGGCAAAAGACAAATATGGAACGTCCCCAAGAAGGAGCAGATTGGGGTCATCCCCTGGCATCAGAGAGAAATCCAGAACACCTCCGAGCAGCTCAGAGTCTTCTCCAGAACGGGCAGAAATATCCCGATCGCCTCTGAGACGCAGCAGGTCTGGTTCGCCCCCCAGGCCCCGAGAGAAGTCCCGATCGCCCCCCAGGCCCCGAGAGAAGTCCCGATCGCCCCCCAGGCCCCGAGAGAAGTCCCGATCGCCCCCCAGGCCCCGAGAGAAGTCCCGATCGCCCCCGAGgcgcagcaggtctggctcatcTCCCAGGCCCCGAGAGAAATCCCGATCGCCCCCGAGGCGCAGCAGGTCTGGTTCATCTCCCAGGCCTCGAGAGAAATCCCAATCGCCCCCCAG GCCCCGAGAGAAATCCCGATCGCCCCCGAGgcgcagcaggtctggctcatcTCCCAGGCTTCGAGAGAAATCCCGATCGCCCCCCAGGCCCCGAGAGAAGTCCCGATCGCCCCCGAGGCGCAGCAGGTCTGGTTCATCTCCCAGGCCCCGAGAGAAGTCCCGATCGCCCCCCAGGCCCCGAGAGAAGTCCCGATCGCCCCCGAGGCGCAGCAGGTCTGGTTCATCTCCCAGGCCTCGAGAGAAATCCCGATCGCCCCCCAGGCCCCGAGAGAAGTCCCGATCACCCCCGAGGCACAGCAGATCTGGTTCATCTCCTAGGCCTCGAGAGAAATCCCGATCGCCCCCCAGGCCTCGAGAGAAGTCTCGATCACCCCCGAGGCGCAGCAGGTCTGGTTCATCTCCCAGGGCTCGAGAGAAATCCCGATCTCCTGCTAGATATGGCAGTTCCGGCTCATTTCTGAGATCTAGAGAGAAATCCAGATCTCCCGCAAGGTACAGCATATCCGGCTCGTCCCTAAGACTTCGAGAGAAATCCAGATCCACTCCAAGGCGTGGCAGGTCCAGTTCATCCCCGAGACCTCGAGAGAAGCTGGGGGcgtctcccagaagcagccgctCTGGGTCGTCTCCAGAGAGACCCAAAGGCCCAACAAGGCGTGGCCGATCCAGCTCTCCCTCCAGAAGGGGGAAGTGGAGATCTTCCCTGCGGCGAGGAAGATCCGGGTCTTCGCCCAGGAGAACCCGGTCCCGGTCCATCTCCAGACGAGGCAAATCCAGAAGCTCCCTGCGGAGAGACCGATCCATCTCGTCGCCCGGCAGGAGCCGCTCAAGATCCACCTCGCGATTCTCCCGCCGCCGGGAGCGTTCGCCATCCTCACCCCGTCGCAGCAGATCCCGCACGCCGCCCCGCCGAGCCCGAGCGGGGTCCTCCCCCCAGCGCCGCGGCTCCCGCCAGCCCCGCTCCCGCTCCCCACCGAAACTGGACGTCTCCCGCACCCCGGCCTCTTCCTACCACGGCCGCTCAAAGGCGTCGCCGGCCAGGACCCGCTCAGGCTCCGGCTCGCCAAAACGAGCCGGGAGGAGGTCCCGCTCCCCACCGGTGCTGGAGAAATACCCCAAAGTGGGAGCAGCCGACAAGGCAGCACCAGGCAGAGCTGAGAAGACGTCGCCCGTGGTGTTGGTGCCCATCCGGCGCAGCCCGTCCCGCTCCCCGCCGGCTCCGGATGAGTCCTCTCCCAAAGCCAGGAAAGcccattcccctgcccccaagatCCACTCCCCGCGGccggaggggtccctgggggcggTGAGGAACGGGGGTCCGGCGCCCACCTGGACCCTGAACTcctgccctgctgcccctgggGGCTCCCCGCCTGCCGGCCGCCTCCCCCAAGCCAAAGGGCCAGAGAAAGTCagatcttcctcctcttcctcctcctcctcctcctccacctcccacaaggtgcccagccccctgcccgccCCACTCCCGGTGCTGCCCCCCAAGGAGGAAGACAGGGAAGGGCCCAAGGTCAAGTTGGAGCCGCCAGCCCCGGAGGTGCCCGGGGACCTGCCAGACAAAGCCAGGGGCGGAGCCGCCAAGGCGCTGGTGCCGCTGCCGGTGCCTCCCCGCACCCCGTCCAAAGAGAAGAGGAGCTCGTCCACCTCCTCGTCTTCGTCGTCCtcgtcttcttcctcctcctcgtcctcttcctcctcctccgactccagctccagctcctcagAGTCCAGCCACGACTCCCCGGCGAGCAAGGGGCCCGACCTGGAGACGGCGAAGAAAGA GCCACCGAGCCCGGCGCAGAAGGAGCTGGCCCGTGAGGGGCGCCCCCTGGAGCTGGCCAAGCGGAAACGCCGTTCccgaagctccagcagctccagcagcagctcgtCGTCAtcatcctcctcatcttcctcctcgtcttcctcctcctcctcgtcatcctcctcctcatcctcttcttcctcctcgtcctcgtcctcctcctcccccaagccggggccccaaccgcagcccaaggcagcccccaagaaGCCCTCACCTGAGCAGAGGCG ctcccggaGCCCCCGGAAGCCGATCGACTCCCTGCGCGACTCGCGCTCTCTCAGCTATTCCCCGGCCGAGCGGCGCCGGCCCTCCCCTCCGGAGCCCCCCCTGGCCCAGCGGGACCGGCACAG